The Formosa sp. Hel1_33_131 genome window below encodes:
- the trpA gene encoding tryptophan synthase subunit alpha, with protein MNRIQAKLQEDKKLLSIYFTAGYPNLNDTITTIESLEKNGVDMIEIGLPFSDPLADGPTIQASSTQALHNGMTSTVLFEQLKDIRKTVSIPLILMGYFNPMLQYGVEAFCKKCQEVGIDGLIIPDLPVEVYHEEYKAIFERYGLLNVFLITPQTSESRIRYMDSISEGFIYMVSSASTTGSQSGFGNEQTDYFKRIADLQLTNPQIIGFGISDHETFSQATQYAKGAIIGSAFIKHVTAHGVNDLGAFTQPLLRG; from the coding sequence GTGAATCGAATACAAGCAAAATTACAAGAAGACAAAAAACTATTGTCCATCTATTTTACGGCGGGATACCCCAACTTAAACGACACGATAACGACGATTGAAAGTTTAGAAAAAAACGGCGTGGACATGATTGAAATTGGCTTGCCGTTTAGCGATCCGTTGGCAGATGGCCCTACGATTCAGGCGAGTTCTACACAAGCCTTGCACAATGGCATGACCTCAACGGTCTTGTTTGAGCAGCTGAAAGACATCCGGAAAACAGTTTCGATTCCGTTGATTCTGATGGGCTATTTTAATCCAATGCTTCAATATGGAGTAGAAGCCTTTTGTAAAAAATGCCAAGAAGTGGGCATTGATGGATTGATCATTCCGGACTTGCCGGTGGAAGTGTATCACGAAGAATATAAAGCTATTTTTGAACGGTATGGATTGCTCAATGTCTTTTTGATCACGCCACAAACAAGCGAGTCACGCATCCGTTATATGGACAGTATTTCAGAAGGATTTATTTATATGGTGAGTAGTGCCAGCACGACGGGAAGCCAAAGTGGTTTTGGAAACGAACAAACGGATTATTTTAAACGGATCGCCGACCTCCAGCTAACCAACCCACAGATTATTGGATTTGGAATTTCTGATCATGAGACGTTTAGCCAAGCCACGCAGTATGCCAAAGGCGCCATCATTGGAAGTGCGTTTATAAAGCATGTGACGGCTCATGGAGTGAATGATTTGGGAGCGTTTACGCAGCCGCTATTGAGAGGCTAG